The DNA window AGGAGGTAGTCGCCCAGTCCGCGAGCGCGCCGTTCGGATGGTCCGCGAGCACCAGGGCGAGCATGACCGCGAATGGGCCGCGAGCATCTCGATTGCCAGCAAAATCGGCGGCACGGCCGAGACGCGACGCCGCTGGATCCGCCAGGCCGAGAAGGACCACGGGCAACGCGAGGGTCTCACGACCGTCGAGCGCGAGCGCCTCAAGACGTTGGAGCGCGAGAACCGCGAGCTTCGGCAAGCCAATGAGATTCTGCGCAAGGCATCGGCGTATTTTGCCCAGGCGGAGCTCGACCGCCCCGTCAAGCGATGATGGACTTTATGGATGAACACCGCGAAGCCGACGGGGTCGAGCCGATCTGCAAGGTTCTGCAGGTTGCCCGTCAACGGACGACCTGCATGCCGCTCGGCGCGCCGACCCTGCCCAGCGCTCGGCGCGTGCCCAGCGCGACGCGGTTTTGATGGAGCAGATCCAGCGGGTCTGGGACGAGCACTTTCAGGTCGATGGCGTTCGCCAGGTCTGGCGGCAACTGCACCGTGAAGGCCTTGTCGTGGCCCGCTGTCCGGTGGCGCGCCTGATGCGCCAGATGGGCCTGAAAGGCGTGGTGCGCGGGCAGGCCGTTAAAACGACGATCAGCGACCAGGCCGTGGCGTGTCCAGACGATCTCGTCAACCGGCAATTTCAGGCGGAGCGGCCAAATGCCCTTTGGGTGTCGGACTTGACCGATGTCTCGACCTGGCAAGGCGTTGTCGACGTGGCCTTCGTCATCGACGTCTTTGCCCGGTGCATCGTGGGCTGGAAAGTCTCCAGCTCAATGCGCACGGAGTTTGTCCTGGATGCCCTGGAACAAGCCTTGGCGGCCCGCCGCCTCGCCCGCCAAGGGGCGTTCATCCATCACCGCGATCGGGGGTCGCCGTCCGTGTCGATCCGCGATACCGAGCGCTTGGGCGAAGCGGGCATTGCGCCATCGGTGGGCCGCGTGGGCGACTCCGACGACAATGCGCTGGCGGAAACCATCCATGGCTTGTACAAAGCCGAGGTGATCCATCGCCAGTCGTGGAAGAGCCGCGAGGCCGTGGAGTTGGCCACCCTCACCGGGGTCGACTGGTTCAACCACCGACGCCTCCTGGAGCCGATCGGTCACGTCCCACCGGCCAAGGCGGAAGCCGCTTATGATCGACAACTCGACGAGCCTGCCTTAACGGCGTGACTCACGCCAATGAGTCTCCGAGATTCCCGGAGCGGTTCAGGTGAAGATGCAGACTTCCAGGGCGCGATGGTCCAGTGCCGGGTTCTCATGCGCATCCCGCGTTTCGACGAACGCGGCCCAGCGCTGTGACAAGAAATCGAGGTTGATCTCACGGGGTAGTGTGGCGCGGCGGGTTCGGCGATGTTGCAGGACGTCGCGCCAGGCATCGATCAACGCGTTGTCCTACGTTGTCGGAGCCGGCCCGATCAGCTCCAGCACGCGGAACAGCACGGAACGGTGATCGGCGTGGAACGGCCACAGTAGCGGCAAGTCGTTGCCTTGGTGATCGGCGGAAACCGATTCGACCTGGGCACCGAGCCGCTCGACGGCTCCCTCCGCGTCGAGGATCTGCCGCATGCGAAGGCCGAGATCCTGGTCGTTGCAATCGTCCTTTGCCTGGTTGAGAAGCTGTCCGAGAACACCGATCAGCGACTCCTCCATGGACTGGTGCTTTATCTTGAAGCGCTCGCAGCCGCTCCTTGGCCGCATGGCGGGTCTTGCGCATTCGGCGCAGGAACATCTCCACGAACTCGTCGCGTGTCCCAGCCTGGGTTCGGAACAGGAAGCAAAGGAGCAGCGCATGACGTTTGCCGGTCTGGGCCAGGTCGCGCAGATCGCCGATCTGCATTCGCGAGGCATCGGCCGCAAACATGCCGGACCTTGGTGTATGCGACGCCCTCTAAGAGGGTGTAGACAAAATCAAACCGTTGTGGTCAACCGCCGCAGCAGGATGCGCGCCTCCGCCAGCCAAACCCAGGTTTCGGAGACCGCTGGCAGACGGTCATGATGCATGATCAATCGACGGGCACGCTCATTCCACGCATGGGTGCGCTCGACAACCCAGCGCTTCGGCAGCGGAACGAAGCCGTCGGCGTTGGCGATCACCACTCGGTCAGGCGCCCCGTCCACGTGCCAGGAGCCAACGCTTTTGTTGGCTGGATGGCGCACGACTTCCACGCGGATCGCGTGGGTCTGCTCGGTGGTTTGGGCAAATTGACCGGCGTAGGCGCTATCGACAAACAGCGTGTTGATCTGGGGGTACTTGGCGGCCGCGTCAGCGACGGCGCCCGAGGCGGCATCGCGGTCCTGAAGATTGGCCGCGACCACGCTCACCGCCAACACGAACCCCAAGGTATCGACCACCAGGCTGCGCTTGCGCCCCTTGACCTGCTTGCCCGCATCAAAGCCGCTCGGTCCACCCTGCGGCGAGCCGCGGGTCGATTGCGCATCCAGCACCGCCGCCGTCGGCGCGATCTCACGCCCCTCGCGTTCGCGCCATTGCCCCCGCAGTCGATCATGCATCTGCTCAAACTTCCCAGCCGCACTCCAACGGCGAAACGTCTTGTAGACATTCTGCCAAGGCGCGAAATCGTGCGGCAGCATCCGCCACGCGCACCCCGTGCGCACCACGTAGCAACACGCCTCCAGGATGCTCCGGCGCGACACGCGGGGCGGTTGACCCCGCCCGCCCGGCATCTCAAAGAGAGCGGCGACCAAGTCCCACTCCGCATCGGTCAGACAACTTGGGTAGCTTTGGTCGGGGTCGTGGCGACGATGCGCATCCGTATACCCATACCGACGCGGCGTTGCGCGCGCTTGCGCCTCGAGACCACTCTCGCCCCGGAGGCGCGTGACGCCCGCCTCCCGCAAGGACTTGCGAATCGTTGCTTCATGAGCCTCGATTCCCGTCCGTGCCGCGAGTTCCCGGGCAATCTCTGACAGCGTGGAGGTCGGGCGATCCGTGACAATTTGACGCAATACCGCTTGCTCCGCCTCGTGAATCTTGGGGGGACGACCAGCTTTCGACATCAGCGCACACCAGCTCAGTTGTAGACTGGTATACAAATAGCAGCTCAATTATTTTTGTCTACACCCTCTAAGGAAGGGTTTGGGATCGACAACCGCATCCAGCTCCGCCAAGCGCTTCGAGCAGTTGCTCACTGCCCTCGCCGAAGCGCCGGTTACCAAGATGAGTGCGGGTGAGGCCCCGATACCGAAACAGCGTTTTGGTCTTGACCCTGGCATCGAGCAAGGCCGTTTCAATCGGGACGTCCAAGGCGTTGCGCAAGAAGCCGACGATCTGTTCCGGCACCTCGTCGAGCAACGGGAGATACCCAAGTTGTTGACGCGTCTTGAGCATGACGAGAAATGTCAGCCGAGCGCTGGCACCGAGACTCTCCGCCAAGGTCAGCGTCGTTTCTTCGTCAGTCGGACCGTCGCGGGCGTCCATCTCCTGGTCGCTGAGCTGGTGAGAACATCGGGGATAGGCGGTACGGTCGATCGAGGCCATGGTGGAGGCGATAGTCCCTGTCGTATGGGGTACGGAAAATCCCAGCGGAATCGGCCGATCTGAGACTCAGTTTTTCAGGGGCTTACGCGAGGGTCGCCGAGGGTAGCAAAACCAGGTGTTTTTGGTATAGCCTGGAAGGCATGATGAAGCAGGTGGCGATCTATGCGCGGGTCTCGACGGATGAGCAGACGCCGGACAATCAGCTGCGAGAGCTGCGCGCGGTGGCCGAGCGCATGGGGTGGCAGATCGTTGAGGAGTTCGTCGACCACGGCATCAGCGGCGTGAAGGGCCGCGATCGGCGCCCGGCCTATGACCGGCTCTACCGCGCCATCCTGCGTCGTGAAATTGACCTGTTGATGGCCTGGTCGGTCGACCGGCTGGGGCGATCCCTGCAACAACTCGTGGCGCTGTTGTCGGACCTTCAGGCCAAGGACGTCGATCTCTACTTACACCAGCAAGGGATCGACACCACGACCCCGGCTGGCACCGCCATGTTCCAGATGTGTGGGGTGTTTGCTCAGTTCGAGCGCGCCATGATCCAGGAGCGGGTGAAGGCGGGCTTGGAGCGGGCCCGGGCACAAGGCAAACGGCTTGGCCGCCCGCGCGTACCTGAGCGCGTGGAACAAGCCATCTTAGCGGCTCGCCAGCAGGGCAAAGGGATCAAGAAGATCGCCGCAGAACTCGGGGTAGGCGTCAGCACCGTCCAACGGGTTGTTCACGAACCAGCGCCCTGAATTCAGCCGCTGGCTCGATGCGCGGTACCAGCCTCGGCGGCGGTACTCGCCAATCGGTTTATATCTTTGATTTCATCTGCTTGTGCTAACGGCCTGGCAAGCCAAACGCGAGATTGCTAATTTTTACACGTATCCTGATCAGACCCGAGAATCAGACGAAGAGGTGAGCATGAGATCGACTTCGTTCAAAGCCGGCGTCCTGGGGACACTAATAACCCTGCTGGCTCCGATTGGAGATGCCTTTGCCAATCCGCCAGCCGCACATCCGCCATTCGAACGAACCGAAGCACGGGAGCGGTGCACCAGCTTCGTGGCGACCAAGCAACCCTTCTTTGGGGAAACCCATCTGCATACGGCGTACTCTTTCGACGCCGTCGCACTCGACACGCGCAACACCCCGGCGGATGCCTATTGGTACGCGAAGGGTGGGCAGGTCGGCCTGCCGCCTTGGGCTGACACCCGCACCGCAGAGGACACTCCGCCGCTCAGTCAGTCCACGCTGGTCACCGAGCATCCCTACTGCATGCCCGGCGAGCACTGCCAGTTCATGGCCACCCGCACCATCCAGTTCCCCGAGGGACGCGCCCTCGATTTCGCGGCGATCACCGACCACGCGGAGCAGTTCGGCGAGTCGAACATCTGCACCTTCGAGGCCACCCAGACCTGTACGAGCGACGGCGACTGCAATCCGGTCGTCACCGGGCAAGCGTGTTCCTCGGACAGCCTGTGCCGGCCAAGCGGCTATGACAGCGCCACCTGCATCGCCGCCCGCGACGAATTCTCGCGCATTCGTCAGGGGGCTGTGGCCAGTGTCATGGCCGGATTCGAAAACGTCAGTCAGAACCCGTCACGCCCGCCGTTCTGCGGCCCGGACGGGTCGCTCTGTACGCGCCAGGCCAAGTTGGTCTGGGACAGGATTCGCGCCGACGCAGAGGAGGCTTATGATCGGACCTCCGCCTGCACCTTCACGTCGTTCGTCGCCTATGAGTACACGGCGATGGCAGCCAACGGTCGGTGCGCGGACGCTTTGGCGTTACCCTGTTGGGACGCAGCCCAAAACAACGCCTACCCTGACGTACCCGACAGCTCGGCGCCATCTGCGGATTGTCCAAGCGGCGCGGCCTGCATCATGAACTTCACGGGTAACTCCGGCGCCGACAACCTGCACCGCAACGTGATCTTTCGCAACAATGACGTGCTCGACCAGCCGATCAGCAACGTCGAGCGTCCCCTTGGGTGCGGCTTCGGCGCGGCCTGCACCTCGACACCGGACTCGCCGGTGGCGTCGCCAGCGGTGATGCTCCAGGCGTTGAAGGACGCCTGCATCGACAACCCGGCGAAGCCACGCTGCGATGTCCTCACCATCCCGCACAATCCGAATATGAGCCGCGGCAGTCTCTTCATTCTCCCGGACAATACGTCTGACGGGCTGACGGAGGCTAAACTGCGTCATCAACTGGAGCCGTTGGTCGAGATCATGCAGATCAAGGGGCAGTCGGAATGCCGCTACAACGCCAGGACCGGGATGGCATGGACGAATCCGCCTGACGAACTGTGCGATTTCGAGAACCAGGGCTGGGCACGGCTGGGTGGGTCGGCGGACGGCTATCTCACCGACGCGATGCAGACCACCGACAGCATTCCGCCGCGCAGCTACGTGCGCAACACGCTCGCGAACGGCATCGCCTATGCTGCGCGGAACGGCGTTAATCCGTTCCAGCTCGGCTTCGTCGGCGCCCTCGACAACCACAACGGCACGCCCGGACAGACGGACGCCCAGCAATATGCGAAGAGCGGTGCGCACGGCATCCAAAGCTTCGCGACCTCCGCCGAGGCACTGAACGAGCGCTTCTTTCTCGGCCTGGAGACCAACGCGGGCGGTCTGGCCGTCGTCTGGGCCGAGGAAAACTCGCGCGATGCGATCTTCACCGCTCTCAGGAACCGCGAAACCTATGCCACCAGCGGCACCCGCCCGATCGTGCGTGTGTTCGGCGGCTTCGGGTTGCCGGCGGACATCTGCACGCGGGGCGACTTCGCCGCGCGCGGCTATGCCAACGGTGTGCCCATGGGCGGTACACTGCGCGGCACATCAGGTGGCCGGGCCCCGCGCTTCGCCATCAGCGCGCTCATGGACCCCGGCTGGTCGGGCCATCCCGGCACGCCATTGCAGCGGGCGCAGATCGTCAAGGGCTGGGTGGACGCCGCCGGTCAAACGCACGAAGCGGTCTATGACGTTGCCGGCGCGGGCGACGTGCAGAACGTCGATGACATGGTCGATCTGCGCACCTGCCAGCCGAAAGGCGTCGGATTGACGGACTTCTGCACCCTGTGGACGGATCCAGGTTTCGACCCCGCCCTGCACGCCTTCTATTACGTCCGCGTCCTCGAAAACCCGAGCTGCCGCTGGAACCAGTATTACTGCAACGCGCGCGGCGTCGATTGCAGCCAGCACATGGGCACCTGTCGCGGCGAAGGTTCGTCGTTCGACGGGCTGGGCTGCGATAGCGAAACCGACTGCGGCGATGCGGTCTGTACCCTGCCGGACAGTTACGAGGAGTACGAATACACCCAGTGCTGTAGCGGCATCGTGCCGCAGACCGTTCAGCAGCGCGCCTGGACCTCGCCGATCTGGTACGTCCCGGCCCGCCGCTGGCCACCGATACCGTCTCGCGACCTAAGAGGGTGTAGACAAAATCAAACCGTTGTGGTCAACCGCCGCAGCAGGATGCGCGCCTCCGCCAGCCAAACCCAGGTTTCGGAGACCGCTGGCAGACGGTCATGATGCATGATCAATCGACGGGCACGCTCATTCCACGCATGGGTGCGCTCGACAACCCAGCGCTTCGGCAGCGGAACGAAGCCGTCGGCGTTGGCGATCACCACTCGGTCAGGCGCCCCGTCCACGTGCCAGGAGCCAACGCTTTTGTTGGCTGGATGGCGCACGACTTCCACGCGGATCGCGTGGGTCTGCTCGGTGGTTTGGGCAAATTGACCGGCGTAGGCGCTATCGACAAACAGCGTGTTGATCTGGGGGTACTTGGCGGCCGCGTCAGCGACGGCGCCCGAGGCGGCATCGCGGTCCTGAAGATTGGCCGCGACCACGCTCACCGCCAACACGAACCCCAAGGTATCGACCACCAGGCTGCGCTTGCGCCCCTTGACCTGCTTGCCCGCATCAAAGCCGCTCGGTCCACCCTGCGGCGAGCCGCGGGTCGATTGCGCATCCAGCACCGCCGCCGTCGGCGCGATCTCACGCCCCTCGCGTTCGCGCCATTGCCCCCGCAGTCGATCATGCATCTGCTCAAACTTCCCAGCCGCACTCCAACGGCGAAACGTCTTGTAGACATTCTGCCAAGGCGCGAAATCGTGCGGCAGCATCCGCCACGCGCACCCCGTGCGCACCACGTAGCAACACGCCTCCAGGATGCTCCGGCGCGACACGCGGGGCGGTTGACCCCGCCCGCCCGGCATCTCAAAGAGAGCGGCGACCAAGTCCCACTCCGCATCGGTCAGACAACTTGGGTAGCTTTGGTCGGGGTCGTGGCGACGATGCGCATCCGTATACCCATACCGACGCGGCGTTGCGCGCGCTTGCGCCTCGAGACCACTCTCGCCCCGGAGGCGCGTGACGCCCGCCTCCCGCAAGGACTTGCGAATCGTTGCTTCATGAGCCTCGATTCCCGTCCGTGCCGCGAGTTCCCGGGCAATCTCTGACAGCGTGGAGGTCGGGCGATCCGTGACAATTTGACGCAATACCGCTTGCTCCGCCTCGTGAATCTTGGGGGGACGACCAGCTTTCGACATCAGCGCACACCAGCTCAGTTGTAGACTGGTATACAAATAGCAGCTCAATTATTTTTGTCTACACCCTCTAAGCGCGCGGGCGGGAATCAGGCTGCCGCCGAGTGAATAAGCCTCTGAGGTGGCTCCGGCACCCGGTCCTGCATTTCGTCCTCATCGGGGTGGCCCTTTACGGAGCGAGCCTGCTGTGGAGTCCATCCGTGCCCGAGCAGCCGCCGGCGCAGCGCGAACCGGTCGTCATCTCGGCGGCGCGCATCGAGACGATGCAGGCGGACTTCACTCAACGCTGGGGGACGCGGCCCACGCCGGAACAGCTCTCGGCCTTGATCGCGCAAGCGGTCGATGAGGAGCTGCTTTATCGCGAGGCGCGACTGCTCGCGCTCGATTTCGAGGACAGCAGCGTACGACGCCGGCTCGTCGAGAAGATGCGCGCCGTGAGCGATCGTCCCGGGCGCAGCCCCGACGAACTGGTGCGCGAGGCCCATGCGCTCGGACTCGACGACGACATCGTGATCCGTCGCCTGCTGATGGAGAAGATGCGTCTCGTCCTGGCGCAGGATCCGATGGCGCCCCCGCTGACCGAAACGGACTTGCGGGACTATCTCCACCGACACCGCGACCGCTTTGAGCAACCGGCCGAGCTGACGTTCTCGCACATTTTCTTGAGCAAAAGTGCACATGGCGCGGACCTTGAGGGAGACGCGCAGACGATGCTGACACAACTGCGCGCACGATCGACACCCCTGTCTGTCGCCCTCGAATGGTCGGACCCGTTCCTCCTGGGTCAGCAGATCCGCGCCTATTCCCAGAACCGCCTCACGGCCCGATTCGGCAAGTCCTTCGCCGAGCAGGTTTTTACCCTGCAACCTGGGAACTGGTCGCCCCCCATTGCCTCGCCTTACGGTCTGCACCTTGTGTGGGTCGAGGAGAAGACCGCACCTCGTCTGCCCGATCTCGCGACGGTCTGGCGGCAGGTCGCGGAAGGTGCGCAGAAAGCGCGTGCGGACGCGCAGTTGGCACAGGGCATGACAGCGTTACGCAAGCGATACGAGATTCGTATCGACGGGCGCACCGATCCGTCCGCGCGCGCTACGGCGCTGACATCGCCACTACGACCATGACCCCCCTTCGCTTGCTTCTCGCGGTGACGCTCGTGTGGATGTTGGGCGCGGCCTCGACGGTCTTTGCGCATCCGCTCGACCCGGCGCTGCTGGACATCCGCGAGTCACCGACGGGCACCCTGGAGGTACTCTGGCGGTGGCCGATGTCGCAGACCGTCGGCGGTCCGCTAGAGGCGATCCTCCCAGACGCATGCAAGCCCCTGTCCGCGCCCGAGGTCAGCCATTCGGGTTCACGGGTAACGCTGCGTTGGCGTGCGCAATGCGGTGAGGGCAGCCTGGTAGGCGACCGTATCGGTGTCGCTGGCCTGCGTGAACGACAGACCGATGCCTTGCTGCGTCTTCACCTGTCTGACGGGCGCTTGATTCAGGCGGTGCTGCGCGGTGACGCCCCAGCGGTGACGGTTCCTGAGCGCTCCGGTCGCTTCGACGTGCTGCGTGACTATGCCCGGCTCGGCTTCGAGCACATCCTGAGCGGCCCCGATCACCTCCTGTTCGTGCTCGGGCTCGTACTGCTCGTGCAGGGCTGGCAACGGCTCATCTGGACCGTCACCGCCTTCACTGCCGGGCACAGCGTCACGCTCGCGCTCGCCGTGCTCGGTGTGGTGACCATTCCCCCGCAACCGGTCGAGATCCTGATTGCCTTGACCATCCTCGTCGTCGCCGTTGAGCTGACAGGTGGCGAGCGCGAGACCTGGATCCAGCGGTTTCCGTGGGCCATGGCATTCACGTTCGGACTCCTGCATGGACTTGGCTTCGCGGGCGCACTGACGCAGGTCGGGTTGCCGGGAGACGAGGTGCCCCTGGCGCTTTTGGCATTCAACGTCGGCATCGAACTCGGCCAGCTTCTTTGTGTCGTAGCGATCCTGGCGGTCAGGACCAGTCTGGTCAGGGTGCCAGTGTGCTGGCCAACCTCCGCCGCGCGCTTTCCCGCGTACGTCATTGGCTCGCTGGCGATCTTCTGGGTGATTGAGCGCACGGCGGCAATGTTCTGAGCCGCGCTGGATCCAGGGGAAATCGGACGTGAGGTTCCCTCGGTTGTTCGTCTTCCAAGGGAGGGCAAGCAACCTGATCGGCCTCAAATCCGTATGCGCTCGACCTCCTCCAGGTTAATTTACGTGAGTTCTGCTTAAGAATCTTTTGAATTCAATATGATCAGCTGATCATGGTCGCAAGCTTCTGCTTGTGCTGGTTGCCGAGAATGACTGCCCGGCACGTTTGGCTCGACTAATGATCGACGGCCGCATCGGGTTCGCGTGTTTGATGCCAAGGCAAACTGGCTGGCGAATCTTGACCCGCGGCCGCGACTAGGGCGAGCGCGATGAACGGGTACGGCCGCGCGCGGATCACCCGTCCTACATCGACCAGGATTGCCGGTCGGACTAGCTCTGGCGATGCCTCTTCCGCTGCGCCTTGAGCGTATCCGCCAGCAGGCCGATCAGGACACCGCCGGCGCCAACCAACAGCCACAGCGGGAGTCTCACCCCGCCTCCCACTGCCACGAGGCCCGCCCCCGCATTCCCGACCACGAGAAAGGTCGCCACGATGGAGCCGATGCCCAGTCGCAAGGCCCATGAACGCGCGTCCCAGACGCCGTGCTTCAAGGCCAAAGAAAGCAGCTTGACCAGCGGCCACGCGGCCTTGCGATCACGGGTTAGCGCCAGCATGGCCACCGCCTTCTTGCCACCGCGCAAGGTTCCGTCACGAATGGCGCCCAGCCCCCGTGACCACTCCAGAAGCCGCTGTTGCTCGGCCGGGGGAAGACGCAGCAACGCTTGGACGATTGCGGGTTCAGCCGCGGTTTCTTGCACTTCCGACACGGATCTTTCCTCTTTAAAGCGTTGCAACCGATTCGACGCATGGCCTGCTACCGTCACGGTCTCAGGGTGGGCACACAATGGATGCGAATGACCGTCCCTTGTGGGCATTGCACAGGATATTCGCCCGCAGTGGGTTATATTACCCCTAGTCTTGAGCACAAGGATTCCGCAACCGTGTTAGCACGCGAAGTGAATGGGCGCCACGCCTGACCAACCCCGCGCCCGGTGTTTATGCCTCGATATCGAAACCGCGCGCCGAGATGCACTCATCCTGCGCGAGATTGGCGCTTTTCGGCCCGATCTCGATCAACGCCTGCGGCTTTCCGCTCGATCGCCCACGCTGGTTGCCCAGTTAGACGCGCTGACCAAAGGTGCAGGCTTTGTCTTGGGCCACAACATCATCGCGTTCGATCAACCGACACTCGCCCTCCTCCATCCCGGTCTGGCCTTGCATCGACTCCCGCTCATCGACACGCTTGAGCTTTCGCCGATCGCCTTCCCGCAGAATCCCTACCACCGACTGGTCAAAGACTACAAGCTGTGCACGACGACACGGAATAACCCCGTGCAGGATGCGGAGCTGGCCTATCGGTTATTTCTCGATCAACGGACCGCGCTCAAAACCCGTGCGACCGAACACCCGGATGAAGCGCTCTGCCTGCATTTTCTGTTGTCGGCGGAGAACGGCAAGGGCGTCGCCAACCTCTTTGCCACCCTGCGCCAGTCGCTCAAACCGTCGCTGTCCGACACCGTGGCCGCCTGGGAGCGCGCAACGGCCGGCAAAGTCTGCCGCACGGGGCAACGGCAGGTCGTCGAACGCTGGCTGTCCGATCCGGACTGGCAGCAACCGCTGGCCTATGCCCTGGCCTGGCTACGGGTGGCTGGCGGCAATTCGGTACTTCCTCCCTGGGTGCGGTTGCGCTTTCCCAAAACCCGTGCGGTGATCGCCGCGCTGCGCGATGTCCCCTGTCGCGATCCGGACTGCGTTTGGTGTCGCGAGCAACACGACCTCGACCGACGGTTGCCGCACTACTTCCCTGGCATCACGCAGTTTCGCGCCACGCCAGCCACACCCGATGGGCGCTCCCTGCAACGGGCCATCGTCGAGAATGGCGTTGGCGGTCGGTCTACCCTGGCCATTCTGCCCACTGGCGGCGGCAAATCCTTGTGTTTCCAACTCCCGGCACTGGCACGCTACGACCGCAACGGGAGCCTGACGGTCGTGATCTCGCCGCTGCAATCGCTGATGAAGGATCAGGTGGATAGCCTGGAAGCGCGCGGCATCGCCTGCGCGGGCTATCTCAACAGCCTGCTCAGTCCGCTGGAACGGCGCGCCATGCTGGACAAGCTGCGCCTGGGCGATCTGGGATTGATCTTCGTCGCGCCCGAGCAGTTTCGCAGCACGGCGTTCGCGAGCGCCCTCATGCACCGCGACATCGGGGCCTGGGTGTTCGACGAAGCGCACTGTCTCTCCAAATGGGGACATGATTTCCGGCCAGACTATCTCTACGTGTCGCGCTTCATCAAAGGGCGCCAGAAGGACAACCCTTCGCCGGTGTTCGGCTTCACCGCCACCGCCAAGCCGGATGTGGTGGCGGATATCCGTGCCCATTTCGAACAGCGACTCGGCCTGACGCTCGAACGGCTGGAAGGCTGCGTGAGCCGCGACAATCTCGTCTACGAGGTGCGCGCGGTCCCGGCGCCGGCAAAGTATGGCGAGATCCTGAGCCTGCTGCGCGAGCGGCTGAACGAGGACGGCGGGGCCATCGTGTTCTGCGCGCGCCAAAAAACCGTGGAGGAAGTCGCCGCGTTCCTCAACGCCGCCGGTCTCGACTGCGGCTTTTTCCACGGCGGCATGCCGCCGGCCGACAAACGCGCCGTCCAAGAGGCTTTTTTAGCGGGCACGCTGCGCGTCATCGCCGCGACCAATGCGTTCGGCATGGGGGTCGATAAACCCAACGTGCGACTGGTCATTCATCTCGATACGCCCGGCTCGCTGGAGAACTACCTCCAGGAAGCCGGGCGCGCCGGACGCGACCAGGCGCCGGCGCGGTGCATCCTGCTGTTTGACGACGCGGATCTCGAGGTGCAGTTCCGCCTGCTGAAACACTCCCGCCTGACCCAGCATGACATCCACGCCATCCTCAAGGCCCTGCGCGCCATCGAGCGCAAGGATCGCAGCGAGGGCCAAGTGGTGGTCACCAGTGGGGAGATCCTGCTGGAGATTCCGGACCAGCATCGGATCGATCCCGATGCGAAGGACGCCGATACCAAGGTGCGGATCGCCGTGGCCTGGCTGGAAGAAGCCCGCCTGCTCGAACGTCACGAGAACCATACCCGCGTGTTCCCTGGTAGCCTGCTGGTGGCCAGCCTGGACGAGGCGCGGATCGCGCTGCGCAGGAAGCTCGGCGCCGCAGCCGACATCGATCCCTATCTGCAGATCCTCTCGGCCCTGCTCCAGGCCGACGACGACGAAAGCCTGTCGACCGACGAGCTGATGCTGGTCACCGGGAAGGACTCGCGCACCCTGCAGGCGATGCTGCGTGAACTCGACCAATGGCAACTGCTGTCCAACGACACCGAAATTGGCATCACCCTGGATCGCGAGCCGGAGACCGTGCAGCGGCTCGACGACTTGGCCCGCATCGAAACTGCCCTGCTTGCCAATCTGCGCGAGGCGGCGCCTGACGCGGATCAGGGTGACTGGCAGCTCCTGAATGTACGTCGCCTGTGTGACACCCTC is part of the Thiocystis violascens DSM 198 genome and encodes:
- a CDS encoding HupE/UreJ family protein; this encodes MTPLRLLLAVTLVWMLGAASTVFAHPLDPALLDIRESPTGTLEVLWRWPMSQTVGGPLEAILPDACKPLSAPEVSHSGSRVTLRWRAQCGEGSLVGDRIGVAGLRERQTDALLRLHLSDGRLIQAVLRGDAPAVTVPERSGRFDVLRDYARLGFEHILSGPDHLLFVLGLVLLVQGWQRLIWTVTAFTAGHSVTLALAVLGVVTIPPQPVEILIALTILVVAVELTGGERETWIQRFPWAMAFTFGLLHGLGFAGALTQVGLPGDEVPLALLAFNVGIELGQLLCVVAILAVRTSLVRVPVCWPTSAARFPAYVIGSLAIFWVIERTAAMF
- a CDS encoding RecQ family ATP-dependent DNA helicase — translated: MGATPDQPRARCLCLDIETARRDALILREIGAFRPDLDQRLRLSARSPTLVAQLDALTKGAGFVLGHNIIAFDQPTLALLHPGLALHRLPLIDTLELSPIAFPQNPYHRLVKDYKLCTTTRNNPVQDAELAYRLFLDQRTALKTRATEHPDEALCLHFLLSAENGKGVANLFATLRQSLKPSLSDTVAAWERATAGKVCRTGQRQVVERWLSDPDWQQPLAYALAWLRVAGGNSVLPPWVRLRFPKTRAVIAALRDVPCRDPDCVWCREQHDLDRRLPHYFPGITQFRATPATPDGRSLQRAIVENGVGGRSTLAILPTGGGKSLCFQLPALARYDRNGSLTVVISPLQSLMKDQVDSLEARGIACAGYLNSLLSPLERRAMLDKLRLGDLGLIFVAPEQFRSTAFASALMHRDIGAWVFDEAHCLSKWGHDFRPDYLYVSRFIKGRQKDNPSPVFGFTATAKPDVVADIRAHFEQRLGLTLERLEGCVSRDNLVYEVRAVPAPAKYGEILSLLRERLNEDGGAIVFCARQKTVEEVAAFLNAAGLDCGFFHGGMPPADKRAVQEAFLAGTLRVIAATNAFGMGVDKPNVRLVIHLDTPGSLENYLQEAGRAGRDQAPARCILLFDDADLEVQFRLLKHSRLTQHDIHAILKALRAIERKDRSEGQVVVTSGEILLEIPDQHRIDPDAKDADTKVRIAVAWLEEARLLERHENHTRVFPGSLLVASLDEARIALRRKLGAAADIDPYLQILSALLQADDDESLSTDELMLVTGKDSRTLQAMLRELDQWQLLSNDTEIGITLDREPETVQRLDDLARIETALLANLREAAPDADQGDWQLLNVRRLCDTLRRDAEVEFDPERLSRLLKAFAEPFGDGVGQRGCFALRPAGPDHRSVKLLRTWADIARIVQRRRVLAQALVTHFLGVRQGNTRLVVCKQGELERALQTDLTLQELDVRHWDVALSSALLYLDANEVLHLARGKAVFRAAMRIELNAEARRRQFNKSDYAELALHYQDKIVQVHVMAEYAKLALDKVQAAMGFILDYFRLDRAEFTRRYFAGRQDVLAIATTEAAHRRILADLRNPDQQAIVAAPLEGSQLVLAGPGSGKTRVIVHRVAWLLRECLVLPEAILVLAYNRATAAEIRRRLWALAGPDAGGVAVQTLHSLAMRLTGTSYAVAIERGESLDFGAVIRQAAAHLRQADAGNGHGASLARDRLLAGLRFLLIDEYQDINGDHYDLISAVAGRTLQSEEDRLSLLAVDDDDQNIYAFDGANVRYIRQFEADYQARRFSLIENYRSSGHIVACANRVIARARDRMKAGQDIRVNHARRDQPAGGDHATLDPVTGGQVQILEVPQDPRLEVQMALAELQRLSALEPARRGQWGRFAVMARRWEDLEPLAALCRRRRIPVRLLRDAQQPNLHTTREGHTLLSLLRGAGRRTGRARVLPDQAMYQAKLSAPNRARAGAAARRHVIALVSPALWCHGRRPDRASLSGGAGATDLGD